In one Halictus rubicundus isolate RS-2024b chromosome 14, iyHalRubi1_principal, whole genome shotgun sequence genomic region, the following are encoded:
- the LOC143360831 gene encoding uncharacterized protein LOC143360831: MASTSAQPTPGHSTSCTYCSKRGHMEAECWAKQRAQRCNTNVPMDHPRNGSAKSQKGKSEVNTCYSLPHRLTAIILRDLVVLECLIDSGATCSLVKESVARRADCKIEPKSVMIIGVGGAEMTSTGMTTAIVQTEDVTLEMDLLVVPDQNTPYAVIIGRNVLADGNLQMVTGEDGISKLQRCPTKEQGPAEKMRVNYTLPSTDGIEAQQLSTLLRRFESMMLSDGIATQKAKLKLFLKRTRL, encoded by the coding sequence ATGGCATCGACAAGTGCCCAACCGACACCTGGACACTCCACGAGCTGCACTTACTGCAGTAAACGAGGTCACATGGAAGCCGAATGTTGGGCAAAACAACGTGCTCAGCGGTGTAACACTAACGTTCCCATGGATCACCCACGCAATGGTTCTGCCAAATCACAAAAAGGCAAATCCGAAGTCAATACGTGCTATTCATTACCGCATCGTCTTACAGCCATTATTTTGCGCGACTTGGTTGTACTGGAGTGTTTGATTGACTCGGGCGCAACGTGCTCTCTGGTGAAAGAATCTGTGGCGAGACGCGCGGACTGTAAAATTGAACCGAAGTCAGTAATGATTATAGGCGTCGGAGGCGCAGAGATGACATCCACCGGAATGACGACCGCGATAGTGCAGACGGAGGATGTGACTCTTGAAATGGATTTGCTCGTGGTTCCGGATCAGAACACCCCATATGCCGTCATCATCGGAAGAAATGTGTTGGCGGATGGGAATCTACAAATGGTCACGGGAGAAGACGGAATCTCCAAGTTGCAGCGATGTCCGACGAAGGAGCAAGGGCCAGCGGAAAAGATGCGGGTGAACTACACCCTCCCGAGCACCGACGGAATCGAGGCCCAGCAACTCTCTACACTGCTACGGCGATTTGAATCGATGATGCTAAGCGACGGTATTGCTACACAaaaggcgaaattaaaattattcttaaAGAGGACAAGATTGTAA